The following coding sequences lie in one Kingella potus genomic window:
- a CDS encoding cysteine hydrolase family protein, producing the protein MQKTALLIIDVQQSLLDMRPYRAQEMMDAISLLLHTARTHGREVVYVRHNDAADPMFAPHSPGWQIAGRIAPQPGERVVDKQFNSAFRGTDLRDYLRQQGITRLMVVGMMTEYCIESTVRVAGDLGFDVVLPEGANSTLDNGRWSAREIYEHHNFDIMRGRFAAMPGVEEAAALLAGE; encoded by the coding sequence ATGCAGAAAACCGCTTTATTGATTATCGACGTACAGCAATCCCTGCTCGACATGCGGCCCTACCGCGCACAGGAAATGATGGATGCCATCTCCCTGTTGCTGCACACCGCCCGCACCCACGGGCGCGAAGTAGTTTATGTACGCCACAACGATGCCGCCGACCCCATGTTTGCACCCCATTCGCCCGGCTGGCAGATTGCCGGACGGATAGCACCGCAGCCGGGCGAGCGCGTGGTGGATAAACAGTTCAACAGCGCGTTCAGAGGCACTGATTTGCGCGACTATCTGCGCCAACAAGGCATTACCCGCCTGATGGTGGTGGGCATGATGACCGAATACTGCATCGAAAGCACCGTGCGCGTGGCCGGCGATCTGGGTTTCGACGTGGTGCTGCCCGAAGGTGCCAACAGCACGCTGGACAACGGCCGCTGGTCGGCACGCGAAATCTACGAGCACCACAATTTCGACATCATGCGCGGCCGCTTTGCCGCCATGCCGGGCGTGGAAGAAGCCGCCGCTTTGCTGGCCGGAGAATAA
- the thrB gene encoding homoserine kinase, with the protein MSVYTSISDEEMRIFLADYDLGSFVSLTGIAQGVTNSNYFLNTTCGRYVLTVFEVLQQEELPFFLLLKQHLSSNGVACPTPVARRDGQLDSVLAGKPACLVSCLNGADTGRPTAEQCYNTGAMLAKMHIAGQSFPMHMDNPRHSRWWHESAQKLFPVLNKEDAELLADEIAYLDTHPDSSLPRGIIHADLFKDNVLLDGSAVSGFIDFYYACDGSFVYDLAIAVNDWARTADNILDTERTDAFIHGYESVRPLSAAERAYFPTAQRAGCIRFWVSRLLDFHFPQEGEMTFIKDPNAFRNLLLSFRRPQP; encoded by the coding sequence ATGTCCGTCTATACCAGCATTTCCGATGAAGAAATGCGCATTTTCCTTGCCGACTATGATTTGGGTTCATTTGTTTCACTGACGGGAATTGCGCAGGGGGTTACCAACAGCAATTATTTCCTGAATACGACTTGCGGCCGTTATGTACTGACGGTTTTTGAGGTTTTGCAGCAGGAAGAGTTGCCGTTTTTCCTGTTGTTGAAACAGCATCTCAGCAGCAACGGAGTGGCTTGCCCTACACCTGTCGCACGGCGCGACGGGCAGCTTGATTCGGTATTGGCGGGGAAGCCTGCCTGCCTGGTTAGCTGCCTGAATGGTGCGGATACCGGCAGACCGACGGCGGAACAGTGTTACAACACGGGAGCCATGCTGGCAAAAATGCATATTGCCGGTCAAAGTTTCCCCATGCACATGGACAATCCGCGCCATAGCCGCTGGTGGCACGAATCGGCACAAAAGCTGTTTCCCGTATTGAACAAAGAAGATGCGGAATTACTGGCGGATGAGATTGCCTACTTGGATACCCATCCCGACAGCAGCCTGCCGCGCGGTATCATCCATGCCGACCTATTTAAAGACAACGTACTGCTCGACGGCAGCGCAGTATCCGGTTTTATTGATTTTTACTATGCTTGCGACGGCAGTTTCGTATACGACCTCGCCATTGCCGTCAATGATTGGGCGCGCACCGCCGATAATATTCTGGATACGGAACGCACGGATGCCTTTATTCACGGCTACGAAAGCGTCCGTCCGTTGTCTGCCGCCGAACGCGCCTACTTCCCCACCGCACAGCGTGCCGGCTGTATCCGTTTTTGGGTTTCCCGCCTGCTGGATTTCCATTTCCCGCAGGAAGGCGAGATGACTTTCATTAAAGACCCGAATGCTTTCCGCAATCTTCTGCTCTCTTTCAGGCGGCCTCAGCCTTAA
- a CDS encoding sodium:proton antiporter, with product MHLKMHQLLFPALLCTPAAAFAATPDGSQLSLIWGLPFVLILLSIATGPLFFAHTWHHHFGKITALWTLLFLIPFTLVYGVGAGVGTIVHALVEEYIPFILLLLALYTVSGGILVWGNLHGSPKTNTAILAIGTLLASVMGTTGAAMLMIRPLLKANDNRKHRVHSVIFFIFLVANIGGGLTPLGDPPLFLGFLKGVDFGWTVQHMLPPVLISSAVLLTLFYFIDRHYYALEDEILPRDPSPDSALKIHGKRNFFLLAAVVGAVLLSGIWKPGISFDILGSHYELQNLVRDGLLLAITAVSIKITPKQVRAGNEFNWDPIAEVGKLFLGIFITIAPVLAILKAGEHGAMAGIVALVHDSSGNPVNTMYFWMSGLLSAFLDNAPTYLVFFNLAGGDPQALMTGHLFHTLLAVSMGSVFMGALSYIGNAPNFMVKAIAEQRKVPMPAFFGYMAWSFGILVPLFILHTFIFFVWQIF from the coding sequence ATGCACCTCAAAATGCACCAACTGCTCTTCCCAGCCCTGCTATGCACACCCGCCGCCGCCTTTGCCGCCACACCCGACGGCTCGCAACTCAGCCTGATTTGGGGGCTGCCCTTCGTCCTCATCCTGCTTTCCATTGCCACCGGGCCGCTCTTTTTCGCCCACACCTGGCATCACCATTTCGGCAAAATCACCGCCCTGTGGACGCTGCTTTTCCTCATTCCCTTTACGCTCGTTTACGGCGTAGGCGCAGGGGTGGGTACCATCGTCCATGCCCTTGTGGAGGAATACATTCCCTTCATTCTACTGCTGCTGGCTCTATACACCGTATCCGGCGGCATTTTGGTATGGGGCAACCTGCACGGTTCGCCTAAAACCAACACGGCCATTCTGGCCATCGGTACGCTTTTGGCCTCGGTAATGGGTACGACCGGCGCGGCCATGCTCATGATCCGGCCGCTTCTGAAAGCCAACGACAACCGCAAACACCGCGTCCACAGCGTCATCTTCTTTATTTTCCTCGTTGCCAACATCGGCGGCGGACTTACCCCGCTGGGCGACCCGCCCCTCTTCCTCGGCTTCCTCAAAGGCGTGGACTTCGGCTGGACGGTGCAGCATATGCTTCCGCCCGTCCTCATCAGCTCGGCCGTCCTGCTGACCCTGTTCTACTTTATCGACCGCCACTACTACGCCCTTGAAGACGAAATCCTCCCGCGCGACCCCAGCCCGGACAGCGCGTTGAAAATACACGGAAAACGCAACTTCTTCCTACTGGCCGCCGTCGTCGGTGCGGTACTGCTTTCCGGTATCTGGAAACCCGGTATCTCCTTCGACATCCTCGGCAGCCACTATGAACTGCAAAACCTCGTCCGCGACGGCCTGCTGCTCGCCATTACCGCCGTTTCCATAAAGATCACCCCGAAACAAGTCCGTGCCGGTAATGAATTCAACTGGGATCCCATTGCCGAAGTCGGCAAACTCTTCCTCGGCATCTTTATTACCATTGCCCCCGTCCTCGCCATCCTCAAAGCCGGCGAACACGGCGCGATGGCAGGCATCGTCGCCCTTGTCCACGACAGCTCCGGCAATCCCGTCAATACCATGTACTTCTGGATGTCCGGCCTGCTCTCCGCCTTCCTCGACAACGCCCCCACCTACCTGGTCTTCTTCAACCTCGCAGGCGGCGACCCCCAAGCCCTCATGACCGGACATCTCTTCCACACCCTTTTGGCCGTATCCATGGGTTCCGTCTTCATGGGCGCACTCAGCTACATCGGCAACGCTCCCAACTTCATGGTTAAAGCCATCGCCGAACAACGCAAAGTCCCCATGCCCGCCTTCTTCGGCTACATGGCTTGGTCCTTCGGCATACTCGTTCCCCTCTTTATCCTGCACACCTTTATCTTCTTCGTGTGGCAGATTTTCTAA